The genomic window ACGCCCATGCTGGGCGTACAATTAAGAAGGATCGGCTTTAACGGCCGATCCTTCTTTTATTGTTCATCCTCCAGCGATTGCTCGAGCTCTTTCGCTCGGAGGTATTCTTCTGTCATGCGGTCCCGCTCCCTGCTCTTCTCCTTCAGGCGTTCGATCGCCGGTTGTATGAGACGATCGATCTCCTTCTGAACGGTATAAGCCAGGTCATAGCGGTTGTGCTGTTCCAGGAACTGGCCGATCTCCATCCATGCGTTGTAGCGATCCAGTTCCTCCCGCGTCATCAAACCTCTGACCTGCACACTGCAATGCCTCATCCACGCCACTCCTTCCATCCGACCGATGCTTGCCGCTGCCGATATCCATCGCCCTTATGATGTCAGGCGCTGCTCTTTAGAACCGGGCTTTGCGAATCACAAGGGGGATCCCGCCGATCATATAGAGATATCGAATATCGATCAATTTCTTCAGCAGAGACGCTTTATATCCTTTGAGCTTGCGATTGCCCACTATGGCAATGGCGTTGCGCTTGCCGAGCGAAGCTACGGTACCCTTGCTCTCAAACTTAAATTCCCGCAGTCCTTCGTTGCGAATCGTTGCCACGAGGTTATGGGCTACACTTATCCCTTGCTGCATCGCAATCTGAGCCGTTGGAGGATAGGGCTTGCCCTCGGCATTCATGACGATGGAACAATCCCCTACGACATAGATATTGTCATGACCGGGAACCCGAAGATAGGGATCTACTTGGACACGGCCGCGGACCACATCAAAGCCTGCTTTCTCCAGCAGGCTGTTGCCTCGTATACCGCCCGTCCATACGACGGTGGTGGTCTTAATCTCCTCACCGGTAGCGAGCACGACGCCATCCTGGTAACATTCCTTAATCGGCGTGCCGACGATGAATTCAACCCCATTGTCCTCTAAGGTCTTGCGTGCATACTCAACCAACTCTTGATCGAAGCCCGGAAGAATCGACGGTGCTGCTTCTATGCTGTAGATCTTGGTCCAAGACGGATCTACATCGAACTGTTTGCACAGCTTTGGGATGCGTTCAGCCAGTTCAGCGACAAACTCTATGCCGGTGAATCCGGCCCCGCCTACGACGAAAGTGAGGTATTCCCGGCGGTAAGGCTCTTGTTTGAACTTGGCAAACTGATATTCGATATGCTCGCGGATGAGATTCACACTGTTCAAACTGCGGATATGCATCGCATATTCCTTCATGCCCGGGATGCCGAAGGTCTCCGGCTCTCCTCCTAAACCAATCACTAGGTAATCATAAGAGAGCACCCCTTCATCGAGCACGATCTTGCGCTCATGGGGGCGAATCTCCTTCACGGTGGCTTTGACAAAAACAATCTTAAATTCATCAATGATATTCAGGATATTAATGCGTGCATTCTTGGGGTCATCGGTTCCTGCAGCGGGCATATGAAGATTCGTGGTTATATAATGATAATCATGTTTATTGACAAGCGTGACATCCGCTTCATTATAGTTAAGCTCCTTCTGCAAACGAATAGCCGTGACGATGCCTCCATAACCTGCACCTAATATGACGATTCTAGGCAATCGATTCATGATGATCCCATCCATCTCCTACTTCTACTGTTAGTACATTCTTTCTCTATATCTAATTAACCCCACTTTTTATAATTAATGGATTAGTGAAAAAAAGCACAATCTTATATACTTTTTCATTTTAATAAAGTCATTCAAATTAGATCATATAATTTATTATAAGAAAGTTCAAGTCCTAATTTGGCAGTCTTCGGGCATCAAACAAGCCCCTGCCGCGTCAGGTCTTAGGTCTCCTGACAGCAAACAGAGGCGTGCACGGTTTACACCTTCGTGTACATGATCCCCTAACCATACGTGCATACTAAAGAACAAACCGTAAGCACACTTGCACGAAACAAGAAATTCAACGAAAGGACGATGGCGCATGACCAGCCTGTGCCCGGTATGCAACGGTCTGGAGAACATCACTAAGACATGCCCGCAGTGCCGTGCAGCATCAGAAGATCTCGGCAGGATGAGCGACTGGTTCGGGCCGTATTCCCCATATCGTGAGATCGACGATCTGAAGATGACCAATGGCTGTCTTGATCGAACGAATCACACATGCATCCATATGTGCCAATGTACCGTATGCGGATTAAACTTCTTATGCGAGATCGAGGAATGGCAAAGCCAT from Insulibacter thermoxylanivorax includes these protein-coding regions:
- a CDS encoding NAD(P)/FAD-dependent oxidoreductase; protein product: MNRLPRIVILGAGYGGIVTAIRLQKELNYNEADVTLVNKHDYHYITTNLHMPAAGTDDPKNARINILNIIDEFKIVFVKATVKEIRPHERKIVLDEGVLSYDYLVIGLGGEPETFGIPGMKEYAMHIRSLNSVNLIREHIEYQFAKFKQEPYRREYLTFVVGGAGFTGIEFVAELAERIPKLCKQFDVDPSWTKIYSIEAAPSILPGFDQELVEYARKTLEDNGVEFIVGTPIKECYQDGVVLATGEEIKTTTVVWTGGIRGNSLLEKAGFDVVRGRVQVDPYLRVPGHDNIYVVGDCSIVMNAEGKPYPPTAQIAMQQGISVAHNLVATIRNEGLREFKFESKGTVASLGKRNAIAIVGNRKLKGYKASLLKKLIDIRYLYMIGGIPLVIRKARF